In Candidatus Micrarchaeum acidiphilum ARMAN-2, the genomic window TAAAAAGAAAAAGGATTTTGCCGATGTGGAGATAAACGAGGAGGAGAAACGGGAGATAAAAGATCTTGCTGAAGACCCGCAGGTATTCGATAAGATAGCGAAGTCGATAGTCCCGTCAATATACGGGCATGAAGAGATAAAGCAAGCAGTTGCTCTGCAGCTCTTCGGGGGCACGGAAGGCAAGCAGCTTGTCGACGGCGGGCTAATACGAAGCGATATACACATGCTTTTGATAGGCGACCCTGGAAGCGCAAAGACCAGGATACTGCAGGCCGTTTCGAGGCTTGTGCCTAAGGGCATATATGTAAGCGGAAAATCTGTTACCGGAGGGGGCCTTACCGCGGTCGCAGAGCGCGATGACTTCTCCGAGGGCGGATGGACGCTTAAGGCCGGGGCCCTTGTCCTGGGCAGCGGAGGTGTTGTGTCGATAGACGAATTTGACAAGATAGGCGAGGAGGACAGAGCTGCGCTCCATGAGGCTCTCGAATCTCAGACGATAAGCGTAGCCAAGGCCGGGATAATAGCCACATTTACGGCGAAGTCCGCGGTGCTTGCCGCGGCAAACCCCAAATATGGAAGGTTTGATCCGAATCAGTATCCGGCTGAGCAGTTCAATATACCACCCACCCTGCTTTCCAGATTTGACCTCATATTTCCGATAATGGATTCGCTCGACGAAGAGCTTGACAGGAGCGTTGCAAAACACATACTGGTGCAGCACCAGGCTGCCGGTGCAACGCTGATGCATTCCGGCGAGGACGTGGAGCAGGTAGAAATGCCCCCGATTGACAGGGAGATACTGAGAAAGTATATATCTTATGCAAGAAGGTACATAAACCCCAGGCTGGGGGGAGAAGCAGCGGACAAAATAGAGAAGTATTATATGGAGTTGAGAAAATTTGGGAG contains:
- a CDS encoding MCM2 DNA replication licensing factor, whose amino-acid sequence is MADALIEAIKLKFDEFLERYYHDAINDIAISFPNKKSLYVDVEDLEKYDPELAAELLDKPDVILEAANLSLAERLKGIISGRGELHVRFYNQKLNSPLVQDVGSEYIGKMIMLDSLIVKRSEISPRVKVGTYECSYCGARVTVRIGKEDVSDICPQCKRKSLKRLQDESEFINLQKIAIQDPLERLRGNTPTWQLEAWIEDDMVNTVIPGDRVDLTGILRIRPRRGIKGKIEPDLYTMFLDTISISKKKKDFADVEINEEEKREIKDLAEDPQVFDKIAKSIVPSIYGHEEIKQAVALQLFGGTEGKQLVDGGLIRSDIHMLLIGDPGSAKTRILQAVSRLVPKGIYVSGKSVTGGGLTAVAERDDFSEGGWTLKAGALVLGSGGVVSIDEFDKIGEEDRAALHEALESQTISVAKAGIIATFTAKSAVLAAANPKYGRFDPNQYPAEQFNIPPTLLSRFDLIFPIMDSLDEELDRSVAKHILVQHQAAGATLMHSGEDVEQVEMPPIDREILRKYISYARRYINPRLGGEAADKIEKYYMELRKFG